A window of the Alnus glutinosa chromosome 4, dhAlnGlut1.1, whole genome shotgun sequence genome harbors these coding sequences:
- the LOC133866833 gene encoding histidine kinase 5 isoform X2, producing the protein MVPEMESGHIEEMEIEVLPSMWPEDIGTDAGKQFNVEKPKGDQDMLEEVTIIDDATIVDFKRLLELTNYTETGSSQLAYLVKHWEYKQANAVRLLREELDILSKQREEVELKKLEILEEHRFEEERYGGDKRPISILDEVYDLWQDVPRRKNDVIIQNKRVEIEAEYDTVVYWKQRAMHLEKLLEASIQREQILIEKLEESIKDLERQSSPVEELSQILKRADNFLHFVLQNAPVVIGHQDKELRYRFIYNHFPSLHEDDIIGRTDVEIFTGAGVKESQDFKREVLEKGLPAKREITFETELFGSKTFLIYVEPVFSKAGETIGINYMGMDVTDQVRKRERMAKLREEIAVQKAKETELNKTIHITEETMRAKQMLATMSHEIRSPLSGVVSMAEILSTTRVDQEQRQLLDCMLSSGDLVLQLINDILDLSKVESGVMKLEATKFRPRQVVKHVLQTAAASLQKILTLEGHVADDVPIEVIGDVLRIRQILTNLISNAIKFTHEGKVGINLYVVPDPSSVKGEGCHQKLTADESTFSENGRKEEKCLSTSRTTGDWKGTHGQRHIEGPCQNHPSSDEPRTPYKSKVSVDRDNEEQPHSPETKVWIRCDVYDTGIGIPENALPTLFKKYMQVSADHARKYGGTGLGLAICKQLVELMGGHLTVSSQEHCGSTFTFVLPYKVSTTSDNSDDPDELSDMADHNAATDEATERFFQFQPRTLGSLFSSNGSSRTNMGYTRSHKLNGFSDNSYSFPSNSVRSKETASVEEACSVVDDAETLRQPESSSSHSPDPANQDAVCRGKLCQDDTNSQFQNPIIDSTHHKEANREVVVAAKTREPQGTCQRQEKSDISSRCVSNSSTGVPKSTIKPKILLVEDNKTIVMVTQSMMKLLGHSIDVVNNGVEAVCAVQHHNYDLIFMDVCMPVMDGLQATRLIRSFEETGNWDAAVKAGIEQAVFLDSLQNDMGSTPSAKRMPIIAMTANALAESADECLANGMDSFVSKPVTLQKLKECLAKYLP; encoded by the exons ATGGTTCCTGAGATGGAGAGTGGTCATATTGAAGAGATGGAGATCGAAGTCCTCCCTTCAATGTGGCCTGAGGATATTGGAACTGATGCTGGAAAGCAATTCAATGTAGAAAAGCCTAAAGGGGATCAAGATATGTTGGAGGAGGTTACAATCATAGATGATGCAACAATAGTTGATTTCAAGCGTCTTTTGGAGCTAACAAATTACACTGAGACGGGCTCTTCTCAGTTGGCATACCTTGTTAAGCACTGGGAGTATAAGCAGGCAAATGCTGTACGCCTTCTCAGAGAAGAACTTGACATTCTAAGCAAACAAAGGGAGGAAGTTGAGCTAAAAAAATTGGAGATATTGGAGGAGCATCGGTTTGAGGAAGAAAGATATGGCGGTGATAAACGTCCAATTTCTATACTGGATGAAGTTTATGATCTATGGCAAGACGTTCCCCGCAGGAAAAATGATGTTATTATCCAGAATAAGAGAGTTGAAATAGAAGCTGAGTATGATACAGTTGTATACTGGAAGCAGCGGGCTATGCATTTAGAGAAATTATTGGAGGCGAGTATTCAGAGAGAGCAGATACTCATAGAGAAGTTAGAGGAAAGCATAAAAGATCTTGAAAGGCAGTCCTCACCTGTGGAAGAATTGTCCCAGATTCTGAAAAGAGCAGATAATTTCTTGCATTTTGTACTTCAAAATGCCCCCGTTGTCATTGGCCATCAG GATAAAGAGTTGCGCTATCGCTTTATCTATAATCACTTTCCAAGTTTGCATGAGGAC gaCATTATTGGAAGAACAGATGTTGAAATTTTTACTGGAGCTGGTGTTAAAGAATCTCAAGATTTCAAGAGAGAAGTACTGGAAAAAGGATTACCAGCAAAGAGGGAAATTACATTTGAGACGGAATTATTTGGGTCAAAGACATTTTTGATATACGTGGAACCCGTCTTTAGCAAGGCAGGGGAGACAATTGGTATAAATTATATGGGAATGGATGTAACTGATCAG GTAAGAAAACGAGAGAGGATGGCAAAACTTCGAGAGGAAATAGCAGTACAAAAGGCCAAGGAAACAGAACTGAACAAAACAATTCATATAACAG AGGAGACAATGCGAGCAAAACAAATGCTAGCTACAATGTCCCATGAGATAAGATCTCCTCTATCTGGAGTTGTTAGCATGGCTGAGATTCTTTCCACCACAAGAGTTGATCAGGAGCAACGGCAACTGTTGGATTGCATGCTATCTTCTGGAGATTTAGTTCTTCAACTTATAAATGACATCCTTGACCTTTCGAAGGTTGAGTCAG gAGTTATGAAGTTGGAAGCTACAAAATTTCGGCCTAGACAGGTAGTAAAGCATGTGCTTCAGACTGCTGCAGCATCATTGCAGAAAATTTTGACCTTGGAAGGACATGTAGCAGATGATGTTCCTATAGAG GTCATTGGGGATGTTCTAAGGATTCGACAAATTCTCACCAACTTGATCAG cAATGCTATCAAGTTTACTCATGAAGGAAAAGTTGGGATAAACCTTTATGTGGTACCAGATCCATCTTCTGTAAAGGGAGAAGGATGTCATCAGAAGCTGACTGCAGATGAGTCCACATTTTCAGAAAATGGacgaaaagaagagaaatgccTATCAACATCTCGAACTACTGGTGATTGGAAAGGTACCCATGGTCAAAGACACATTGAAGGTCCTTGCCAAAATCATCCATCAAGTGATGAACCTAGAACCCCATATAAGAGTAAAGTCTCAGTCGATAGAGATAATGAGGAGCAACCTCATTCTCCTGAAACAAAAGTGTGGATACGCTGTGATGTGTATGACACAGGAATTGGAATACCAG AAAATGCTTTACCTACACTTTTCAAGAAGTACATGCAAGTTAGTGCGGATCATGCTAGAAAGTATGGTGGGACTGGACTAGGACTCGCAATATGCAAACAACTG GTTGAGCTGATGGGAGGTCATCTCACGGTGTCGAGCCAAGAACACTGTGGGTCTACTTTTACGTTTGTACTACCTTACAAGGTTTCAACCACATCTGATAATTCTGATGATCCTGATGAACTCTCAGATATGGCTGATCATAATGCAGCAACTGATGAAGCTACTGAGAGATTTTTCCAATTTCAGCCTCGCACTTTGGGTTCACTATTCTCTTCTAATGGGTCCAGCAGGACTAATATGGGGTATACTAGGTCACATAAACTCAATGGGTTCTCAGACAATTCTTATTCATTTCCATCTAATAGTGTCAGATCAAAGGAGACAGCTTCAGTTGAGGAGGCCTGTTCTGTGGTTGATGATGCAGAGACACTACGTCAACCAGAGAGTTCATCAAGCCATAGCCCAGACCCTGCTAACCAAGATGCAGTTTGTAGAGGCAAACTATGTCAAGATGACACAAATTCTCAGTTCCAAAATCCTATTATAGATTCCACTCATCACAAAGAAGCAAACAGAGAAGTTGTCGTAGCGGCAAAGACAAGAGAACCCCAAGGAACATGTCAGAGGCAGGAGAAATCTGACATAAGTTCCCGGTGCGTTTCTAACAGCAGTACGGGAGTACCCAAATCAACAATAAAACCTAAGATCCTTCTCGTTGAAGATAACAAGACCATAGTAATGGTGACACAGTCAATGATGAAGCTGTTAGGCCATAGCATAGATGTTGTGAATAATGGAGTTGAAGCTGTGTGCGCAGTTCAGCATCATAATTACGATCTCATTTTCATG GATGTTTGCATGCCAGTTATGGATGGCCTTCAAGCTACAAGACTAATTCGTTCTTTTGAGGAAACTGGTAATTGGGATGCTGCAGTGAAGGCAGGAATCGAACAAGCTGTGTTTTTGGATTCATTACAAAATGATATGGGTTCTACACCATCTGCAAAGCGGATGCCTATCATAGCG ATGACAGCAAATGCACTGGCAGAGAGTGCAGATGAGTGTTTGGCAAATGGTATGGACTCATTCGTGTCAAAGCCTGTAACtttgcaaaaattgaaagagtGTCTTGCAAAATATCTACCATGA
- the LOC133866833 gene encoding probable histidine kinase 1 isoform X1, with protein sequence MVPEMESGHIEEMEIEVLPSMWPEDIGTDAGKQFNVEKPKGDQDMLEEVTIIDDATIVDFKRLLELTNYTETGSSQLAYLVKHWEYKQANAVRLLREELDILSKQREEVELKKLEILEEHRFEEERYGGDKRPISILDEVYDLWQDVPRRKNDVIIQNKRVEIEAEYDTVVYWKQRAMHLEKLLEASIQREQILIEKLEESIKDLERQSSPVEELSQILKRADNFLHFVLQNAPVVIGHQDKELRYRFIYNHFPSLHEDDIIGRTDVEIFTGAGVKESQDFKREVLEKGLPAKREITFETELFGSKTFLIYVEPVFSKAGETIGINYMGMDVTDQVRKRERMAKLREEIAVQKAKETELNKTIHITEETMRAKQMLATMSHEIRSPLSGVVSMAEILSTTRVDQEQRQLLDCMLSSGDLVLQLINDILDLSKVESGVMKLEATKFRPRQVVKHVLQTAAASLQKILTLEGHVADDVPIEVIGDVLRIRQILTNLISNAIKFTHEGKVGINLYVVPDPSSVKGEGCHQKLTADESTFSENGRKEEKCLSTSRTTGDWKGTHGQRHIEGPCQNHPSSDEPRTPYKSKVSVDRDNEEQPHSPETKVWIRCDVYDTGIGIPENALPTLFKKYMQVSADHARKYGGTGLGLAICKQLVELMGGHLTVSSQEHCGSTFTFVLPYKVSTTSDNSDDPDELSDMADHNAATDEATERFFQFQPRTLGSLFSSNGSSRTNMGYTRSHKLNGFSDNSYSFPSNSVRSKETASVEEACSVVDDAETLRQPESSSSHSPDPANQDAVCRGKLCQDDTNSQFQNPIIDSTHHKEANREVVVAAKTREPQGTCQRQEKSDISSRCVSNSSTGVPKSTIKPKILLVEDNKTIVMVTQSMMKLLGHSIDVVNNGVEAVCAVQHHNYDLIFMDVCMPVMDGLQATRLIRSFEETGNWDAAVKAGIEQAVFLDSLQNDMGSTPSAKRMPIIALFDINWSFDGTINETRLILCTEHYCHGAKSCAEIVSRKKWRDKGCGGIVRVMNKEEIIRIDVQYLVISVGTFCICHCVL encoded by the exons ATGGTTCCTGAGATGGAGAGTGGTCATATTGAAGAGATGGAGATCGAAGTCCTCCCTTCAATGTGGCCTGAGGATATTGGAACTGATGCTGGAAAGCAATTCAATGTAGAAAAGCCTAAAGGGGATCAAGATATGTTGGAGGAGGTTACAATCATAGATGATGCAACAATAGTTGATTTCAAGCGTCTTTTGGAGCTAACAAATTACACTGAGACGGGCTCTTCTCAGTTGGCATACCTTGTTAAGCACTGGGAGTATAAGCAGGCAAATGCTGTACGCCTTCTCAGAGAAGAACTTGACATTCTAAGCAAACAAAGGGAGGAAGTTGAGCTAAAAAAATTGGAGATATTGGAGGAGCATCGGTTTGAGGAAGAAAGATATGGCGGTGATAAACGTCCAATTTCTATACTGGATGAAGTTTATGATCTATGGCAAGACGTTCCCCGCAGGAAAAATGATGTTATTATCCAGAATAAGAGAGTTGAAATAGAAGCTGAGTATGATACAGTTGTATACTGGAAGCAGCGGGCTATGCATTTAGAGAAATTATTGGAGGCGAGTATTCAGAGAGAGCAGATACTCATAGAGAAGTTAGAGGAAAGCATAAAAGATCTTGAAAGGCAGTCCTCACCTGTGGAAGAATTGTCCCAGATTCTGAAAAGAGCAGATAATTTCTTGCATTTTGTACTTCAAAATGCCCCCGTTGTCATTGGCCATCAG GATAAAGAGTTGCGCTATCGCTTTATCTATAATCACTTTCCAAGTTTGCATGAGGAC gaCATTATTGGAAGAACAGATGTTGAAATTTTTACTGGAGCTGGTGTTAAAGAATCTCAAGATTTCAAGAGAGAAGTACTGGAAAAAGGATTACCAGCAAAGAGGGAAATTACATTTGAGACGGAATTATTTGGGTCAAAGACATTTTTGATATACGTGGAACCCGTCTTTAGCAAGGCAGGGGAGACAATTGGTATAAATTATATGGGAATGGATGTAACTGATCAG GTAAGAAAACGAGAGAGGATGGCAAAACTTCGAGAGGAAATAGCAGTACAAAAGGCCAAGGAAACAGAACTGAACAAAACAATTCATATAACAG AGGAGACAATGCGAGCAAAACAAATGCTAGCTACAATGTCCCATGAGATAAGATCTCCTCTATCTGGAGTTGTTAGCATGGCTGAGATTCTTTCCACCACAAGAGTTGATCAGGAGCAACGGCAACTGTTGGATTGCATGCTATCTTCTGGAGATTTAGTTCTTCAACTTATAAATGACATCCTTGACCTTTCGAAGGTTGAGTCAG gAGTTATGAAGTTGGAAGCTACAAAATTTCGGCCTAGACAGGTAGTAAAGCATGTGCTTCAGACTGCTGCAGCATCATTGCAGAAAATTTTGACCTTGGAAGGACATGTAGCAGATGATGTTCCTATAGAG GTCATTGGGGATGTTCTAAGGATTCGACAAATTCTCACCAACTTGATCAG cAATGCTATCAAGTTTACTCATGAAGGAAAAGTTGGGATAAACCTTTATGTGGTACCAGATCCATCTTCTGTAAAGGGAGAAGGATGTCATCAGAAGCTGACTGCAGATGAGTCCACATTTTCAGAAAATGGacgaaaagaagagaaatgccTATCAACATCTCGAACTACTGGTGATTGGAAAGGTACCCATGGTCAAAGACACATTGAAGGTCCTTGCCAAAATCATCCATCAAGTGATGAACCTAGAACCCCATATAAGAGTAAAGTCTCAGTCGATAGAGATAATGAGGAGCAACCTCATTCTCCTGAAACAAAAGTGTGGATACGCTGTGATGTGTATGACACAGGAATTGGAATACCAG AAAATGCTTTACCTACACTTTTCAAGAAGTACATGCAAGTTAGTGCGGATCATGCTAGAAAGTATGGTGGGACTGGACTAGGACTCGCAATATGCAAACAACTG GTTGAGCTGATGGGAGGTCATCTCACGGTGTCGAGCCAAGAACACTGTGGGTCTACTTTTACGTTTGTACTACCTTACAAGGTTTCAACCACATCTGATAATTCTGATGATCCTGATGAACTCTCAGATATGGCTGATCATAATGCAGCAACTGATGAAGCTACTGAGAGATTTTTCCAATTTCAGCCTCGCACTTTGGGTTCACTATTCTCTTCTAATGGGTCCAGCAGGACTAATATGGGGTATACTAGGTCACATAAACTCAATGGGTTCTCAGACAATTCTTATTCATTTCCATCTAATAGTGTCAGATCAAAGGAGACAGCTTCAGTTGAGGAGGCCTGTTCTGTGGTTGATGATGCAGAGACACTACGTCAACCAGAGAGTTCATCAAGCCATAGCCCAGACCCTGCTAACCAAGATGCAGTTTGTAGAGGCAAACTATGTCAAGATGACACAAATTCTCAGTTCCAAAATCCTATTATAGATTCCACTCATCACAAAGAAGCAAACAGAGAAGTTGTCGTAGCGGCAAAGACAAGAGAACCCCAAGGAACATGTCAGAGGCAGGAGAAATCTGACATAAGTTCCCGGTGCGTTTCTAACAGCAGTACGGGAGTACCCAAATCAACAATAAAACCTAAGATCCTTCTCGTTGAAGATAACAAGACCATAGTAATGGTGACACAGTCAATGATGAAGCTGTTAGGCCATAGCATAGATGTTGTGAATAATGGAGTTGAAGCTGTGTGCGCAGTTCAGCATCATAATTACGATCTCATTTTCATG GATGTTTGCATGCCAGTTATGGATGGCCTTCAAGCTACAAGACTAATTCGTTCTTTTGAGGAAACTGGTAATTGGGATGCTGCAGTGAAGGCAGGAATCGAACAAGCTGTGTTTTTGGATTCATTACAAAATGATATGGGTTCTACACCATCTGCAAAGCGGATGCCTATCATAGCG CTCTTTGACATCAATTGGTCGTTTGATGGAACCATTAACGAAACCAGACTTATCCTTTGCACGGAGCACTATTGTCATGGCGCGAAGTCATGTGCTGAAATTGTCTCCCGTAAGAAATGGAGAGACAAGGGCTGCGGTGGGATAGTCAGAGTGATGAACAAAGAAGAGATCATTAGGATCGATGTTCAATACTTGGTCATCAGCGTTGGAACCTTTTGTATCTGCCATTGCGTTTTGTGA